A window of Parasynechococcus marenigrum WH 8102 contains these coding sequences:
- a CDS encoding phosphoribosyltransferase, protein MRVLSWQQFDDAVALLAVRARSRDLTGVYGVPRGGLCLAVALSHAMDLPLLQSPEPDALVVDDVYETGRTLETLRLQFPQASFAVWVSKTPPLWWHAAEVVDSPEWLLFPWENADQAMADEQAYRSSRR, encoded by the coding sequence ATGAGGGTGCTGAGCTGGCAGCAATTCGACGATGCAGTGGCTCTTCTGGCCGTCAGGGCGAGGAGTCGAGACCTCACGGGTGTGTACGGAGTGCCCCGTGGCGGACTCTGTCTTGCGGTGGCCCTGAGTCATGCCATGGATCTGCCACTGCTGCAGTCCCCAGAGCCTGATGCTCTGGTCGTCGATGACGTTTATGAGACTGGACGAACGCTTGAGACACTGCGTTTGCAGTTTCCTCAAGCATCCTTCGCAGTTTGGGTGAGTAAAACCCCACCGCTTTGGTGGCATGCCGCTGAGGTGGTGGACAGTCCTGAGTGGTTGCTCTTCCCCTGGGAAAATGCCGATCAAGCGATGGCTGATGAGCAGGCCTATCGCAGCTCTCGAC